A window of the Penaeus monodon isolate SGIC_2016 chromosome 38, NSTDA_Pmon_1, whole genome shotgun sequence genome harbors these coding sequences:
- the LOC119597003 gene encoding pro-resilin-like isoform X2 — MNAKVLLLLSLAAIVAADSREIYRPSQETSESSEESYESSEAKYSFNWAVSDDSSSKEFGHQEARDGDHTQGSYYVQLPDGRLQTVTYFVDGDSGYVAEVNYEGEVSDESNSSESEEDS; from the exons ATGAACGCCAAG GTTCTCCTTCTGCTCAGTCTGGCAGCCATCGTTGCTGCAGACAGCCGTGAGATTTACCGCCCATCTCAG GAAACCTCTGAGTCTTCCGAAGAATCCTACGAGTCTTCTGAAGCCAAGTACAGCTTCAACTGGGCCGTGAGCGATGACTCCTCAAGCAAAGAGTTCGGTCACCAGGAGGCCCGTGACGGCGACCACACCCAGGGGTCgtactacgtgcagctccccgacggccgcctgcagaccgtcacctacttcgtggacggcgactccggctacgtggctgaggtcaacTACGAGGGCGAAGTCTCCGACGAGTCTAATTCTTCCGAGTCTGAGGAGGACTCTTag
- the LOC119597003 gene encoding pro-resilin-like isoform X1: MNAKVLLLLSLAAIVAADSREIYRPSQSSQETSESSEESYESSEAKYSFNWAVSDDSSSKEFGHQEARDGDHTQGSYYVQLPDGRLQTVTYFVDGDSGYVAEVNYEGEVSDESNSSESEEDS, encoded by the exons ATGAACGCCAAG GTTCTCCTTCTGCTCAGTCTGGCAGCCATCGTTGCTGCAGACAGCCGTGAGATTTACCGCCCATCTCAG tcTTCCCAGGAAACCTCTGAGTCTTCCGAAGAATCCTACGAGTCTTCTGAAGCCAAGTACAGCTTCAACTGGGCCGTGAGCGATGACTCCTCAAGCAAAGAGTTCGGTCACCAGGAGGCCCGTGACGGCGACCACACCCAGGGGTCgtactacgtgcagctccccgacggccgcctgcagaccgtcacctacttcgtggacggcgactccggctacgtggctgaggtcaacTACGAGGGCGAAGTCTCCGACGAGTCTAATTCTTCCGAGTCTGAGGAGGACTCTTag
- the LOC119597004 gene encoding pro-resilin-like gives MNAKVLLLLSLAAIVAADSREIYRPSQSSQETSESSEESYESSEAKYSFNWVVSDDSSSNEFGHQEARDGDHTQGSYYVQLPDGRLQTVTYFVDGDSGYVAEVNYEGEVSDESNSSESEEDS, from the exons ATGAACGCCAAG GTTCTCCTTCTGCTCAGTCTGGCAGCCATCGTTGCTGCAGACAGCCGTGAGATTTACCGCCCATCTCAG TCTTCCCAGGAAACCTCCGAGTCTTCCGAAGAATCCTACGAGTCTTCTGAAGCCAAGTACAGCTTCAACTGGGTCGTCAGCGATGACTCCTCAAGCAACGAGTTCGGACACCAGGAGGCCCGTGACGGCGACCACacccagggatcctactacgtgcagctccccgacggccgcctgcagaccgtcacctacttcgtggacggcgactccggctacgtggctgaggtcaacTACGAGGGCGAAGTCTCCGACGAGTCTAATTCTTCCGAGTCTGAGGAGGACTCTtag
- the LOC119596482 gene encoding pro-resilin-like, which translates to MNAKVLLLLSLAAIVAADSREIYRPSQSSQETSESSEESYESSEAKYSFNWAVSDDSSSNEFGHQEARDGDHTQGSYYVQLPDGRLQTVTYFVDGDSGYVAEVNYEGEVSDESNSSESEEDS; encoded by the exons ATGAACGCCAAG GTTCTCCTTCTGCTCAGTCTGGCAGCCATCGTTGCTGCAGACAGCCGTGAGATTTACCGCCCATCTCAG tctTCCCAGGAAACCTCCGAGTCTTCCGAAGAATCCTACGAGTCTTCTGAAGCCAAGTACAGCTTCAACTGGGCCGTGAGCGATGACTCCTCAAGCAACGAATTCGGACACCAGGAGGCCCGTGACGGCGACCATACCCAGGGGTCgtactacgtgcagctccccgacggccgcctgcagaccgtcacctacttcgtggacggcgactccggctacgtggctgaggtcaacTACGAGGGCGAAGTTTCCGACGAGTCTAATTCTTCCGAGTCTGAGGAGGATTCTtag